In Paenibacillus segetis, the genomic window GACAAGGCAAATAGGATTTGTTTCTTGGAGGATAAAGGGGTAGCATCTTGCTCCAACTTGGATGGCTTACTTCTCCAGATCGACCATCCCATATATAGAAGAAAGAGAAGTCCAATGCTAAATAAAGCGGTTTGTAATGCGGGAATTGCAAATACGATGACAGAGACTCCTAAAATAGCTAATAAAATAAGAAAGGTATCACATAGTGATGCTGTAACAATAACAGGAATGGCTTTCTTAAAATTAGGTTGGGATGCTCCTTGGTTAAATACAAAAACATTTTGTGCTCCAAGAGGAAGAATTAACCCTAGAGCCAATGCTATTCCGTGGAATAGTGCAGTTAACATAGCTTGTGCCTCCGATTTTGGTAATAAGTTCTGATTATAAGGCACGTGCGATTATTTGTGCAATATTAGAATTTTTCTATATCTAAAGTAGCAGTACCTACAGCCAAATGTTTTGAAATTCATGAAAACTAATTTAAATTACCTAGTACGATATCATACCAACTGATCATGCGATGAGATGTATGGTTATGTTACTGTGAGAAATGTACTTAAAATTGAATAGGCAAACCTATGGAAATGTAGGGACGCAAAGCTAAAGGGACTAAGGTTAATTAAACTTCGTAACGATGTCAGCCAGCTGCCAAAGAGTATATTATGCTTTTTGTTATTTGAAGTTTATTAAAAGTGAAGTTTTCATTTTTAATAGACTTTGTGTGCAATCGGGCTACTCTTCAGGGTAGTTTTTTTTGCGCCTGTTTTAGGTTATTCGTCATAACTATCATTCATCAGGAGGAAAAAGTATGAAGAAAATGATTGCAATCGCCACATCGGCAGCGCTACTAGTTAGTTTGTCGAGTGAGGCGGGGTTTGTTGCAGCAAGTGAAATACATAACACAAATGTGACGAAAAGCGTGTTGGAAAGTAGCTTAACTCTAGCCAGCTTGGCAACGGTTAAGCCATTTGATTTGTATGGGAAGGACGTTTTAAGTGCTTATAATGAAGTATTTAAAATGAATAATGTAAATATTAAATCGATCACGAATAATGGTGGTAACTATTCAGGTTCTCCTATAAATAAGGCGATCGATGGCGATATGAATACGCACTGGGAGACAGGTAAACCGAATACTTCAACATTTACGAATGAGGTCGTATTTCTGTTAAATGAATCAACTACATTAAATAGAATCGTATATGCAGCTAGACAATCTAGTGCCAAAGGCAAGGGATTTGCCCAAGAGTTCGAAATTTACAGCTCGATGACGGATGCAGGCGATGATTTCAGTTTAGTATCCACGGGAGAATATACAGGTTCAACAGGCGATATAGTTGAAATTAAATTTGCGCCGGCAACGTTTAAGCG contains:
- a CDS encoding LysE/ArgO family amino acid transporter, with translation MLTALFHGIALALGLILPLGAQNVFVFNQGASQPNFKKAIPVIVTASLCDTFLILLAILGVSVIVFAIPALQTALFSIGLLFLLYMGWSIWRSKPSKLEQDATPLSSKKQILFALSVSLLNPHAIMDTIGVIGTSSLNYAGIDKVIFACATILVSWLWFSSIAFAGKLVGQIDTNGKIMLIINKISAIIIWIVAAYIAYKLFQM